In Pseudopipra pipra isolate bDixPip1 chromosome 5, bDixPip1.hap1, whole genome shotgun sequence, the following proteins share a genomic window:
- the SYT10 gene encoding synaptotagmin-10 isoform X2 produces the protein MSFQAEDGVGSLCHKALQIISELCLGGQVEREKCAGIFPLETARQGIGGTDVSVSLLAVVVSFCGLALLVVSLFVFWKLCWPCWKSKPLTPNASNVPQSNSSAPTEVMETSEKKEVKENGKPTTKVLEAALKISHTSPDIPAEVQNALKEHLIRHARMQRQITEPTSSSRHNSFRRHLPRQMQVSSVDFNMGTDPILQRGETTTSIGRIKPELYKQKSVDSDGQQEDVKTCGKLNFTLRYDYENELLAVTIVKALDLPAKDFTGTSDPYVKIYLLPDRKKKFQTRVHRKTLNPVFDETFQFPVAYDQLSNRKLHFSVYDFDRFSRHDMIGEVILDNLFEVSDLSREANVWKDIHCATTESIDLGEIMFSLCYLPTAGRMTLTVIKCRNLKAMDITGASDPYVKVSLMCEGRRLKKRKTTTKKNTLNPVYNEAIIFDIPPENVDQVSLSIAVMDYDRVGHNEVIGVCRTGIDAEGLGRDHWNEMLAYPRKPITHWHPLVELPGRATSFDSQGSCSSPKPPLTP, from the exons ATGAGTTTCCAGGCGGAGGACGGCGTGGGCAGCCTCTGCCACAAGGCGCTGCAAATCATCTCGGAGCTGTGCCTGGGCGGGCAGGTGGAGCGGGAGAAGTGCGCTGGCATCTTCCCCCTGGAGACGGCCCGACAGGGCATCGGTGGCACAG ACGTCTCAGTCAGTCTCTTAGCAGTAGTTGTCAGCTTCTGCGGGCTCGCCCTGCTGGTAGTCTCGCTTTTTGTCTTTTGGAAGCTGTGTTGGCCCTGCTGGAAGAGCAAACCTCTCACTCCCAATGCCAGTAATGTCCCTCAGAGCAACTCCAGTGCTCCTACAGAGGTTATGGAGACCAGTGAGAAAAAGGAAGTTAAAGAAAATGGGAAACCTACAACAAAGGTACTTGAAGCTGCACTGAAAATTAGCCACACTTCACCAGATATACCAGCAGAGGTCCAGAACGCACTGAAAGAGCATCTGATCAGACATGCTCGCATGCAGAGGCAGATCACTGAGCCCACGTCGTCATCAAG gcacAATTCTTTCAGGAGGCACTTGCCAAGGCAGATGCAAGTGTCCAGTGTTGATTTTAACATGGGGACAGATCCGATTTTGCAAAGGGGAGAGACGACAACCAGCATTGGGAGAATAAAACCAGAACTCTACAAACAGAAGTCTGTGGATTCTGATGGGCAACAAGAAGATGTGAAAACATGTGGAAAACTTAACTTCACTCTCCGGTATGATTATGAAAATGAACTTCTGGCTGTCACAATTGTCAAAGCCTTAGATCTGCCTGCTAAAGACTTCACAGGAACATCCGACCCCTACGTTAAGATTTATCTGCTTCCAGATAGGAAAAAGAAGTTTCAGACACGAGTTCACAGAAAGACATTAAATCCTGTCTTTGATGAAACCTTTCAGTTTCCTGTAGCCTATGATCAACTCAGCAACAGGAAATTGCATTTCAGTGTTTATGATTTTGACAGATTTTCTAGACATGACATGATTGGGGAAGTTATTCTTGATAACCTTTTTGAAGTCTCAGATCTCTCCAGGGAAGCCAATGTATGGAAAGACATCCACTGTGCCACCACA gaaagCATAGATTTGGGTGAGATCATGTTTTCCCTTTGTTATTTGCCTACTGCTGGGAGAATGACATTGACAGTCATCAAATGTAGGAATCTCAAAGCAATGGATATTACTGGAGCATCAG ATCCCTATGTCAAAGTGTCGCTGATGTGTGAGGGACGAAGACTGAAAAAACGGAAAACCACCACAAAGAAGAACACCCTCAATCCTGTTTATAACGAGGCCATCATCTTTGATATCCCTCCAGAGAATGTGGACCAGGTCAGCCTCTCCATTGCAGTGATGGATTATGATCG AGTAGGGCACAATGAGGTCATTGGGGTATGTCGGACAGGCATTGATGCTGAAGGGCTTGGAAGAGATCATTGGAATGAAATGTTGGCTTACCCACGTAAACCAATAACTCATTGGCATCCACTAGTGGAG CTACCTGGCCGAGCAACCAGTTTTGATAGCCAGGGATCCTGTTCATCACCAAAACCTCCACTTACACCCTAA
- the SYT10 gene encoding synaptotagmin-10 isoform X1 — protein sequence MRAWAQGAPRDAEGREIAAGVRASPPVGAPPPETVPYPRSSLVCPLAAPLRQDVSVSLLAVVVSFCGLALLVVSLFVFWKLCWPCWKSKPLTPNASNVPQSNSSAPTEVMETSEKKEVKENGKPTTKVLEAALKISHTSPDIPAEVQNALKEHLIRHARMQRQITEPTSSSRHNSFRRHLPRQMQVSSVDFNMGTDPILQRGETTTSIGRIKPELYKQKSVDSDGQQEDVKTCGKLNFTLRYDYENELLAVTIVKALDLPAKDFTGTSDPYVKIYLLPDRKKKFQTRVHRKTLNPVFDETFQFPVAYDQLSNRKLHFSVYDFDRFSRHDMIGEVILDNLFEVSDLSREANVWKDIHCATTESIDLGEIMFSLCYLPTAGRMTLTVIKCRNLKAMDITGASDPYVKVSLMCEGRRLKKRKTTTKKNTLNPVYNEAIIFDIPPENVDQVSLSIAVMDYDRVGHNEVIGVCRTGIDAEGLGRDHWNEMLAYPRKPITHWHPLVELPGRATSFDSQGSCSSPKPPLTP from the exons ATGCGGGCGTGGGCACAGGGAGCACCGAGAGATGCCGAGGGGAGAGAAATAGCCGCCGGCGTGCGAGCCTCGCCGCCGGTTGGAGCCCCGCCGCCGGAGACGGTCCCATACCCCCGCAGCTCCCTCGTTTGCCCTCTCGCAGCTCCGCTCCGGCAAG ACGTCTCAGTCAGTCTCTTAGCAGTAGTTGTCAGCTTCTGCGGGCTCGCCCTGCTGGTAGTCTCGCTTTTTGTCTTTTGGAAGCTGTGTTGGCCCTGCTGGAAGAGCAAACCTCTCACTCCCAATGCCAGTAATGTCCCTCAGAGCAACTCCAGTGCTCCTACAGAGGTTATGGAGACCAGTGAGAAAAAGGAAGTTAAAGAAAATGGGAAACCTACAACAAAGGTACTTGAAGCTGCACTGAAAATTAGCCACACTTCACCAGATATACCAGCAGAGGTCCAGAACGCACTGAAAGAGCATCTGATCAGACATGCTCGCATGCAGAGGCAGATCACTGAGCCCACGTCGTCATCAAG gcacAATTCTTTCAGGAGGCACTTGCCAAGGCAGATGCAAGTGTCCAGTGTTGATTTTAACATGGGGACAGATCCGATTTTGCAAAGGGGAGAGACGACAACCAGCATTGGGAGAATAAAACCAGAACTCTACAAACAGAAGTCTGTGGATTCTGATGGGCAACAAGAAGATGTGAAAACATGTGGAAAACTTAACTTCACTCTCCGGTATGATTATGAAAATGAACTTCTGGCTGTCACAATTGTCAAAGCCTTAGATCTGCCTGCTAAAGACTTCACAGGAACATCCGACCCCTACGTTAAGATTTATCTGCTTCCAGATAGGAAAAAGAAGTTTCAGACACGAGTTCACAGAAAGACATTAAATCCTGTCTTTGATGAAACCTTTCAGTTTCCTGTAGCCTATGATCAACTCAGCAACAGGAAATTGCATTTCAGTGTTTATGATTTTGACAGATTTTCTAGACATGACATGATTGGGGAAGTTATTCTTGATAACCTTTTTGAAGTCTCAGATCTCTCCAGGGAAGCCAATGTATGGAAAGACATCCACTGTGCCACCACA gaaagCATAGATTTGGGTGAGATCATGTTTTCCCTTTGTTATTTGCCTACTGCTGGGAGAATGACATTGACAGTCATCAAATGTAGGAATCTCAAAGCAATGGATATTACTGGAGCATCAG ATCCCTATGTCAAAGTGTCGCTGATGTGTGAGGGACGAAGACTGAAAAAACGGAAAACCACCACAAAGAAGAACACCCTCAATCCTGTTTATAACGAGGCCATCATCTTTGATATCCCTCCAGAGAATGTGGACCAGGTCAGCCTCTCCATTGCAGTGATGGATTATGATCG AGTAGGGCACAATGAGGTCATTGGGGTATGTCGGACAGGCATTGATGCTGAAGGGCTTGGAAGAGATCATTGGAATGAAATGTTGGCTTACCCACGTAAACCAATAACTCATTGGCATCCACTAGTGGAG CTACCTGGCCGAGCAACCAGTTTTGATAGCCAGGGATCCTGTTCATCACCAAAACCTCCACTTACACCCTAA